The window ATCTCAAGCTTTGCCTATGCCGCCCCCGCCGATGAATTATTGGGTGCGCAAGCCGCTTTTCGTCAAGCCTTGAGTGCCCAAAACAGCAGCGGCAGCAAAATTACCTCGCTGCAAACCGACTTGGCCGCCGCTCAAAGCCGCCTGCAACAAGCGCAGGCCGATGTTACCCGCCTGGAGGGCGAGCTGCAAACCGAGCAGGCGGCAAAAGCACAACATGATGCCGCCCTGCAAGCCGCCGGCGAACGCCTGAACGCCGCATGGAGCGCCGCCCGCTCCGGCCAATAAACGGCGGCAGCCAGGCGGTTTTCAGACGGCCGGGTAGCTTCACGATAGCTGTCAAACGGCCGCCAACATCGGGCTGCCTGCCTTGGTCAGCGCCCGCCGGTAAGCCTCATCTTCCTCAATACGCTGCAAATAAGCACTGATATGCGGGTAAGCGGCCACATCAAAACGCACCGCCGCCGCCTGCAACGGATAGCTCATCATAATATCGGCACCGCTGATATCATCGCCCATCAGCCAGCGCCTGCCTGCCAGCTCATGATCCACATAACGCAGATGCAGCGCAGTTTGCGGCTCGATAAAGCTTTGGCGGGCGCGGGCGCTGATTTTTTTGGCTACCGGTTTGACAAAGAAAGGCATAGGGGCGCTGTCGATTTTGCGGAACACCAGCGCCATCAGCATCAGCGGCATCAACGATGCCTCCGCATAATGCAGCCAGCGCTGATACGCCCAATAATCGGCGCTGCCGGGCGCGGGCATCAGCCTGCCGCCGCCGTAGGTTTGAATCAGATAATCGGTGATGGCGCCGCTCTCGGCCAAAATCAAATCACCGTCTTGCAACACCGGCGCCTTGCCCAGCGGATGAATGTTTTTCAAAGCCGCCGGCGCCAACAGCGTATCGGGGTGGCGCTCGTGTTGTTGCAGCGTATAATCCGCCCCCAATAATTCCAGCAGCCACACAATGCGCAGCGAGCGCGATTGTGCCAAAGCATGTAAAGTCAGCATCGGCTTGTCCTTAATGATAAACAGCATTGTCCCGCTACTATACAGGATGCCGACGGAAATTTTAACGCTCCATCAGCTAAAGCCTCTTGCCGCAAGCACGGCAGCCATCACAAAACAGGCCGAACTCTTTGCAAAACCCTAGCTTTGATTACAGTTCGAAGTTAGCGCAGCACAGAAAGCGCAGACATCTCATTTAGACAGCAAGCTTTCAAGCAGCGCATAACGAAGAAATGTGCCTAAGATAGGGATTTTGCAAAAGTCTCAGGCCGTCTGAACATTTCAGACGGCCTGTTGATTCACCCTCATCCGTTTTCCAAGCGCTCAGCTTTCGATAAAACGGTATACCTGTTCGACATCTTGCGGTCGGTTTTGATAACACACGCCGGCAATCCCCAATGCGGCGGCGGCATCAATATTCACCTGCATATCGTCGATAAACAGCGTTTGCGCCGGATTGAGCCCATAAGTTTCCAGCGCATAGCGGAAAATGGCCGGATCGGGCTTGATGAACTGCACTTCGGCTGAAATCACCATACCGCGAAACAGCGGCCAATAATCGTAACGATGGCGCAGATAGCGGATGGCGTGCAGCGGCATATTGCTGATACAGATTAAATCAACGCCTTGTTGGTGCAAATCGCGCAGCAATGCCACGCCCAAAGGCAGCGGCGCCAGCGATTCGCGCATGGTCTGCATCAGCCGCTCGATTTCCGACTGCGGTTTTTGCAGCAAACCGGCATAAAATTTCAAGGCTTTGTCGTATTCAATCAAGCCCGCATCCAGCGCCTGCCAGCATTGGCCCGACAACACCTGCGCATAAGCCCTGCGCTCTTGTTCGTCATCACTGAAGCGGCGCAGAATGGCTCGCGGATCCCAGCGCAGCAAAACGTTGCCCAAATCGAAAATCACTGTTTTCTTCATATGCCGCCCGCCTTTCAGGTGCGCGCCAACACCTCATCGGCCAGCGCCAAATAAGCCAGCGTGCCCTTGGCTTTGGCATCGTAGGCCAAGGCGGGCAGGCCGTGGCTGGGCGCTTCGGCCAAGCGCACGTTGCGCGGAATGGCGGTGTCGAAAAGCTGCTTGCCGAAATGTGTTTGCAATTGCTCGGTTACTTCTTGCGAAAGGCGGCTGCGGCTGTCGTAAAGCGTGCGCACGATGCCGAGAATATCGAGCTGCGGGTTGATGGCCTGACGGATTTTGCGCACCGTGGCCACCAAATCGGAAATGCCTTCGAGCGCGTAATATTCACACACCATCGGCACAATCACGCCTTGCGCCGCCACTAAGCCGTTAAGCGTGAGCAGCGTGAGCGTGGGCGGGCAGTCGATCAACACATAATCATAATCGCCCTCTACCGCAGCAAGCGCGTTTTTCAGGCGCATTTCGCGGGCGATTTCCTGCACCAGCTCGATTTCCGCTCCGGCCAAAGTGCGGTTGGCGGCCAGAATATCATACCCGCCGGCCTCGCTGGCCACCACGGCATCTTTCACTTCGGCCTCGCCCAACAACACCTGATACACGCCGCCGCTGATGCTGCTTTTGTTGATGCCGCTGCCGGTGGTGGCGTTGCCTTGCGGGTCGAGGTCGATAACCAGCACACGCTTGTTTTTGCTGGCCAACGAAGCGGCAAGATTGACCACGGTGGTGGTTTTGCCGACGCCGCCTTTCTGGTTGGCCACGGCGATGATTTGTGCGCTCATAATTTGTCTTATCGAAATCGGTTGGATGGCTTGGATTGTACCTTTATTTGCCTGAAATGGATATGCAGAGGCCGTCTGAAAAGTTTCAGACGGCCTCCGGCTTATGTGTCTTGTTTGCCGCTCAGCGTTTGGGCTGCATAATCACCATATGGCGCTCGGCATTCAACTCGGGCACGGCCAGTTTGTCGACTTTGACCACGGCCACATTCGGCGGCATCTGGGCGATTTCTTCATAGGGATACACGCCTTTCATCGCCGCCCAATAGCCGTTTTCGTTGAGCAGGTGTTTGGTCAGCGAAATAAAGTCGGCCAGCTCGGCAAAGGCACGGCTGGTGACCACGTCTACTTTTTTATCGTGCATGGCTTCAACACGGCCGCTGGCCACGGTAACGTT of the Uruburuella testudinis genome contains:
- a CDS encoding HAD family hydrolase, with amino-acid sequence MKKTVIFDLGNVLLRWDPRAILRRFSDDEQERRAYAQVLSGQCWQALDAGLIEYDKALKFYAGLLQKPQSEIERLMQTMRESLAPLPLGVALLRDLHQQGVDLICISNMPLHAIRYLRHRYDYWPLFRGMVISAEVQFIKPDPAIFRYALETYGLNPAQTLFIDDMQVNIDAAAALGIAGVCYQNRPQDVEQVYRFIES
- a CDS encoding glutathione S-transferase family protein produces the protein MLTLHALAQSRSLRIVWLLELLGADYTLQQHERHPDTLLAPAALKNIHPLGKAPVLQDGDLILAESGAITDYLIQTYGGGRLMPAPGSADYWAYQRWLHYAEASLMPLMLMALVFRKIDSAPMPFFVKPVAKKISARARQSFIEPQTALHLRYVDHELAGRRWLMGDDISGADIMMSYPLQAAAVRFDVAAYPHISAYLQRIEEDEAYRRALTKAGSPMLAAV
- a CDS encoding ParA family protein; protein product: MSAQIIAVANQKGGVGKTTTVVNLAASLASKNKRVLVIDLDPQGNATTGSGINKSSISGGVYQVLLGEAEVKDAVVASEAGGYDILAANRTLAGAEIELVQEIAREMRLKNALAAVEGDYDYVLIDCPPTLTLLTLNGLVAAQGVIVPMVCEYYALEGISDLVATVRKIRQAINPQLDILGIVRTLYDSRSRLSQEVTEQLQTHFGKQLFDTAIPRNVRLAEAPSHGLPALAYDAKAKGTLAYLALADEVLART